From a region of the Candidatus Pantoea bituminis genome:
- the glk gene encoding glucokinase translates to MTTYALVGDVGGTNARLALCEVESGSISQAKTFSTSEYDSLEAVIRHYLDEQKQDIKDGCIAIACPITDDWVEMTNHDWAFSTRTLKENIGFEHLEIINDFTAVSMAIPMLSAENMIQFGGKEPIKDKPIAIYGAGTGLGVSHLVHVDKRWVSLPGEGGHVDFAANSEEEDQILEVLREELGHVSAERVLSGAGLVNLYRAIVKADHRVPENLKPKDVSERALADSCIDCRRALSLFCVIMGRFGGNLALNLGTFGGVYIAGGIVPRFLEFFKASGFRAAFEDKGRFRDYVADIPVYMITHDQPGLLGAGAHLRQTLGREL, encoded by the coding sequence ATGACAACCTATGCCTTGGTCGGCGATGTCGGCGGCACAAATGCCCGTCTCGCCTTGTGTGAGGTGGAAAGCGGCAGCATCTCCCAGGCCAAAACATTCTCAACATCAGAATACGACAGCCTCGAAGCCGTCATCCGCCATTATCTTGATGAACAAAAGCAGGATATTAAAGATGGCTGTATTGCCATTGCCTGCCCCATTACCGATGACTGGGTTGAAATGACCAACCACGACTGGGCGTTCTCAACGCGCACGTTAAAAGAGAACATCGGTTTCGAACACCTTGAGATCATTAACGACTTTACCGCGGTATCGATGGCGATCCCGATGTTAAGCGCTGAAAACATGATTCAGTTTGGCGGCAAAGAACCGATCAAAGATAAGCCGATTGCGATTTATGGCGCAGGCACCGGTTTAGGTGTCAGCCATTTAGTCCACGTGGATAAACGTTGGGTTAGCCTGCCGGGCGAGGGCGGCCACGTCGATTTCGCGGCAAACAGTGAAGAAGAAGATCAAATTCTGGAAGTGCTGCGTGAAGAGTTGGGCCACGTTTCAGCCGAGCGCGTGCTCTCGGGCGCTGGCCTGGTGAATCTTTATCGCGCTATCGTGAAAGCGGATCATCGCGTACCGGAAAACCTGAAACCGAAAGATGTCAGCGAACGTGCCCTGGCCGACAGCTGCATTGATTGCCGTCGTGCATTGTCGCTGTTCTGCGTCATCATGGGCCGTTTTGGCGGTAACCTGGCATTGAACCTTGGCACTTTCGGTGGCGTGTATATCGCTGGTGGCATCGTGCCGCGCTTCCTTGAATTTTTCAAAGCGTCTGGCTTCCGCGCCGCGTTTGAAGACAAGGGTCGCTTCCGCGATTACGTTGCGGATATCCCCGTCTACATGATCACCCACGATCAGCCGGGCTTGTTAGGCGCAGGCGCGCATTTGCGTCAGACGCTGGGACGCGAGCTTTAA
- a CDS encoding LytR/AlgR family response regulator transcription factor, translating to MKAIIVEDEFLAQQELSWMIQQHSQIHIEACFDDGLDVLKYLQQHRVDVIFLDINIPSLDGMLLAKNINQFAHKPLIVFITAWKEHAVEAFELEAFDYILKPYHESRIVTMLSKLEATWQQQHTQTPAAHVSQTVNLQKDERIIVTDVNDIYYVEAHEKLTFVYTRREAYVMSMNISEFCSRLPEQQFFRCHRSYCVNLNKIREIEPWFNNTYLLKLRDLEFQVPVSRSKVKTFRQLMRL from the coding sequence GTGAAAGCGATCATCGTTGAAGATGAATTTTTGGCCCAGCAAGAGTTAAGCTGGATGATTCAGCAACACAGCCAAATTCACATTGAAGCCTGTTTTGATGATGGACTGGATGTCCTGAAATACCTGCAACAACATCGCGTTGATGTGATCTTTCTCGACATCAATATCCCGTCGCTGGACGGTATGTTGCTGGCGAAGAATATTAATCAATTCGCCCATAAACCGTTGATTGTTTTTATTACTGCCTGGAAAGAACATGCTGTGGAGGCGTTCGAACTTGAGGCTTTTGACTACATTCTTAAGCCCTATCACGAATCACGCATTGTCACTATGCTCAGCAAGCTGGAGGCGACCTGGCAACAGCAGCATACGCAAACGCCTGCCGCCCATGTCTCGCAGACCGTAAATTTGCAAAAGGATGAGCGCATCATCGTTACTGACGTCAATGATATTTATTACGTCGAAGCGCATGAAAAATTGACGTTTGTTTATACCCGACGCGAAGCCTATGTGATGTCGATGAACATCAGTGAATTTTGTTCCCGCCTGCCCGAGCAACAGTTTTTCCGCTGCCACCGCTCTTACTGTGTGAATCTCAATAAGATTCGTGAGATTGAGCCGTGGTTCAACAATACCTATCTGCTGAAACTGCGCGATCTTGAATTTCAGGTGCCGGTGAGCCGCAGCAAGGTGAAAACCTTCCGCCAACTGATGCGTTTATAG
- a CDS encoding GNAT family N-acetyltransferase yields the protein MHLTTSRLILSTLKSEDWQLFRAVHEDHTTMTWVSEIPDEADLRQRFHERLAPWQTTSFHMLCLVARRRDNGEAIGLFGCSPEWAPYRQAEVGYMLLSRHCGQGFGSEALAALCEFLLRADFHKLKAMVIEGNWPSRRILEKNGFQLEGTLRDNYLLNGRWVNDWVLGRLNQEK from the coding sequence ATGCACTTAACCACATCCAGATTAATTTTAAGTACGTTGAAGTCTGAAGACTGGCAGCTGTTTCGCGCCGTACATGAAGACCACACCACCATGACGTGGGTGAGTGAAATTCCTGATGAGGCCGACCTGCGCCAGCGTTTTCACGAGCGCCTCGCACCATGGCAAACCACCAGTTTTCACATGTTGTGTCTGGTCGCGCGGCGGCGCGATAACGGTGAAGCTATTGGCCTGTTTGGCTGTAGCCCGGAATGGGCGCCTTATCGTCAGGCGGAAGTGGGCTACATGCTGTTAAGCCGTCATTGCGGCCAGGGTTTTGGCAGTGAAGCGCTGGCGGCGCTGTGTGAGTTTTTGCTCAGAGCTGATTTTCACAAACTCAAGGCGATGGTGATTGAGGGCAACTGGCCGTCGCGGCGGATTCTGGAAAAAAACGGTTTTCAGCTTGAAGGTACTCTGCGGGATAATTATCTGCTAAACGGTCGTTGGGTAAACGATTGGGTGCTGGGTCGGCTGAATCAGGAAAAATAA
- the alaC gene encoding alanine transaminase produces MADNSTPRRFSRIERLPPYVFNITAELKMAARRRGEDIIDFSMGNPDGPTPPHIVEKLCQVAQRDDTHGYSTSKGIPRLRRAISRWYAERYEVEIDPESEAIVTIGSKEGLAHLMLATLDHGDTVLVPNPSYPIHIYGAVIAGAQVRSVPLVAGVDFFNELERAIRESYPKPKMMVLGFPSNPTAQCVELDFFERVIALAKQYNVLVIHDLAYADIVYDGWKAPSIMQVPGARDVAVEFFTLSKSYNMAGWRIGFMVGNKELVSALARIKSYHDYGTFTPLQVAAIAALEGDQQCVRDIAEQYKRRRDVLVKGLHEAGWMVDNPKASMYVWAKIPDHYAHLGSLEFAKHLLQEAKVCVSPGIGFGDYGDTHVRFALIENSDRIRQAVRGIKAMFRADGILPGSVKSLEEEA; encoded by the coding sequence ATGGCTGATAACAGCACACCCCGTCGTTTCTCGCGTATCGAACGTTTACCTCCGTATGTTTTCAACATCACTGCCGAACTGAAGATGGCTGCGCGTCGACGCGGCGAAGATATTATCGACTTTTCGATGGGAAATCCTGACGGCCCAACGCCGCCCCATATCGTGGAAAAGCTGTGTCAGGTTGCCCAGCGAGACGACACGCATGGCTATTCAACGTCCAAAGGCATACCACGCCTGCGTCGCGCCATTTCGCGCTGGTACGCCGAGCGTTATGAGGTTGAAATCGATCCAGAATCGGAGGCCATTGTCACCATCGGTTCGAAGGAAGGTCTGGCGCATCTGATGCTGGCTACCCTCGATCACGGCGATACCGTGCTGGTGCCAAATCCCAGCTATCCGATTCATATCTATGGTGCGGTGATTGCGGGTGCGCAGGTGCGTTCTGTTCCACTGGTGGCGGGCGTTGATTTCTTCAACGAACTGGAACGCGCCATCCGTGAAAGCTATCCCAAACCCAAGATGATGGTGCTGGGCTTCCCGTCCAATCCCACCGCACAGTGCGTGGAACTCGATTTCTTCGAGCGCGTCATTGCGCTGGCTAAACAGTACAACGTGCTGGTGATTCACGATCTTGCCTACGCTGACATCGTCTATGACGGTTGGAAAGCGCCGTCGATTATGCAGGTGCCCGGCGCCCGCGACGTGGCGGTAGAGTTCTTTACCTTGTCAAAAAGCTACAATATGGCGGGCTGGCGAATCGGTTTCATGGTTGGCAACAAAGAGCTGGTTTCAGCGCTGGCGCGGATAAAAAGTTACCACGATTACGGTACCTTCACGCCGCTACAGGTTGCTGCCATTGCGGCGCTGGAAGGCGATCAGCAATGCGTGCGCGATATTGCCGAGCAGTATAAACGTCGGCGTGATGTGCTGGTAAAAGGGCTGCACGAGGCGGGCTGGATGGTCGATAATCCAAAAGCTTCAATGTACGTTTGGGCCAAGATTCCCGATCACTATGCGCATCTGGGTTCGCTGGAGTTTGCTAAACATCTGCTGCAAGAAGCGAAAGTTTGCGTCTCGCCGGGCATCGGTTTTGGTGATTACGGCGATACCCATGTGCGATTTGCTCTGATTGAGAACAGCGATCGTATTCGACAGGCGGTGCGGGGAATTAAAGCGATGTTTCGCGCCGATGGCATTCTGCCGGGCAGCGTAAAAAGTCTGGAAGAAGAGGCGTAA
- the ypdK gene encoding membrane protein YpdK, whose product MKYALMGISFFVLLWVGTFVLML is encoded by the coding sequence GTGAAATATGCCTTGATGGGAATTTCGTTTTTCGTGTTGCTGTGGGTTGGCACTTTTGTGCTGATGCTGTAA
- a CDS encoding HlyD family secretion protein, whose protein sequence is MRALVMRKTVLLSLLLLVLLVMAFFVWSAMTGNDHRTNDAYVNADYTLVAPKVSGYIASVNVQDNQQVKAGDVLATLDDRDYRVALESAAADLQVSQAKLLSSQAQLEQQQSVIDQQKASVAASQASAQYAGQSADRYNRLYKSGTVAADDQQKASSTQRSAQAAVRQSQAALASAMKEVGVLQAAVSSAEADVAAAKASVDQARLNLSYTRITAPVSGMVGQRSVRLGAYVSAGTRLLAVVPLQQTYITANYLETQLADVRPGQRVNVTVDALPGKTFVGRVDSIAPATGATFSAISPDNATGNYTKVVQRLPVKIVLDSEQQNLAQLRVGMSAIPEIQVR, encoded by the coding sequence ATGCGTGCTTTAGTAATGAGAAAAACTGTGCTGCTGAGCCTGCTATTGCTGGTTTTACTGGTCATGGCCTTTTTTGTCTGGTCTGCGATGACCGGCAACGATCACCGCACCAATGATGCTTACGTCAATGCCGACTACACGTTAGTTGCGCCAAAAGTGTCAGGCTATATCGCCAGTGTAAATGTGCAGGATAACCAGCAGGTAAAAGCGGGCGACGTGTTGGCAACGCTGGACGATCGAGATTATCGCGTGGCACTGGAAAGTGCCGCAGCAGATTTGCAAGTGAGCCAGGCCAAACTGCTCAGCAGCCAGGCGCAGCTAGAACAGCAGCAATCCGTGATTGATCAGCAAAAAGCCAGCGTTGCGGCCAGCCAGGCATCTGCGCAATACGCCGGACAAAGTGCCGATCGCTACAATCGCCTGTATAAAAGCGGCACCGTGGCGGCTGATGATCAGCAAAAAGCCAGTTCGACCCAGCGCTCAGCACAGGCGGCGGTGCGCCAAAGTCAGGCGGCATTAGCCTCAGCAATGAAAGAGGTGGGCGTGTTGCAGGCAGCAGTGAGTTCGGCAGAAGCCGATGTCGCAGCGGCTAAAGCCAGCGTTGATCAGGCGCGACTTAATCTCTCTTACACGCGCATCACTGCGCCTGTGTCGGGTATGGTGGGTCAACGATCCGTGCGTTTGGGTGCCTACGTTTCTGCCGGCACTCGCCTGCTGGCGGTCGTCCCGCTGCAGCAAACTTACATCACCGCCAACTATCTTGAGACGCAATTAGCGGATGTCCGGCCAGGTCAGCGCGTTAACGTGACGGTGGATGCGCTACCCGGTAAAACCTTTGTAGGCCGCGTTGACAGCATTGCTCCCGCTACCGGCGCAACCTTTTCTGCCATCTCTCCCGACAACGCAACAGGTAACTACACTAAAGTGGTTCAACGCCTGCCTGTGAAAATCGTGCTGGATAGCGAGCAGCAAAATCTGGCGCAATTACGGGTAGGCATGTCCGCGATCCCTGAAATTCAGGTGCGTTAA
- a CDS encoding MFS transporter → MTVKPAPAPALHPFTLRLALGLIGVLIAALTSGLNDRVTDIALADIRAATGISYDQSSWIISAYQAAEVAAMMIAPWFAVTFSLRRFTLTVAAGFMLTGILLPLMPTPAMFIGLRVLQGLFGGALPPMLMTVALRFLPPPLKLYGLGAYALTATFGPNMAASLAAFWTDDVSWMFVFWQVVPAMLIAMVLIGYGLPQDPLRIERFKQIDLFGMLTGCSAMSLLILVLTQGERLDWLDSPLIAGMLLAALPLFVVFLINEWFHPLPLFKLQMLQRRNLTHGLLALAGVLIVSLSGSALPSAYFAQVEGFRTVQFAPLALTIGLPQLLIAPLIAALLNIRWIDCRWMLAAGLGCLVTSSLLGMQITSDWARENFWLIQILQAFGQPMVILPILMTATSVVAPPEGPFASAMFNTVRGFSSIAASTLVSWFVSHREQFHSNILINNAANRSWLMTASESSQANSSHPLLPDGSVSATENLSGFATLIKHQALVLSLSDTWLLLIGFAAFLLLLTAIVPKRVWPPQTLIQPVSPTSR, encoded by the coding sequence ATGACCGTCAAGCCAGCCCCCGCGCCGGCGCTTCATCCTTTTACTCTGCGCCTTGCGCTGGGTTTGATCGGCGTATTAATTGCTGCACTGACCTCGGGATTAAACGATCGCGTTACCGATATCGCTTTAGCTGATATTCGTGCGGCTACCGGCATCAGTTACGATCAAAGTAGCTGGATAATTTCTGCTTATCAGGCCGCCGAAGTGGCGGCGATGATGATCGCGCCTTGGTTTGCCGTTACCTTCTCGCTACGCCGCTTCACATTAACGGTGGCGGCGGGTTTTATGCTGACCGGCATTCTGCTGCCATTGATGCCAACCCCGGCAATGTTTATCGGTTTACGCGTATTACAGGGTTTATTTGGCGGTGCGCTGCCGCCGATGCTGATGACTGTTGCGCTGCGCTTTCTGCCGCCACCGCTAAAACTGTATGGTCTTGGCGCTTATGCCTTAACCGCGACGTTTGGCCCTAATATGGCCGCATCGTTGGCGGCGTTCTGGACCGATGATGTCAGCTGGATGTTTGTGTTCTGGCAAGTCGTGCCCGCGATGCTTATCGCAATGGTATTGATTGGCTACGGATTGCCACAGGATCCCCTGCGTATTGAACGTTTTAAGCAGATTGATCTGTTTGGCATGCTCACCGGCTGCAGCGCCATGTCACTGCTGATCCTGGTGCTCACTCAAGGTGAACGCCTCGACTGGCTCGATTCGCCGTTAATTGCCGGCATGCTGCTGGCCGCGCTGCCGCTGTTTGTGGTGTTCCTGATTAACGAATGGTTTCATCCGCTGCCCCTGTTTAAGTTACAGATGCTGCAACGCCGTAATCTGACACATGGATTACTGGCGCTGGCAGGCGTATTGATCGTTTCACTTTCAGGATCTGCCCTGCCTTCCGCTTACTTTGCTCAGGTTGAAGGTTTCCGTACTGTGCAGTTTGCACCGCTGGCGTTAACCATCGGCCTGCCGCAGTTGCTCATCGCCCCACTGATTGCGGCGTTGCTCAATATTCGCTGGATTGACTGTCGCTGGATGCTGGCGGCGGGACTGGGATGTTTAGTGACTTCCTCTCTTTTGGGGATGCAGATCACCAGCGACTGGGCGCGAGAAAACTTTTGGCTGATTCAAATCCTGCAAGCTTTCGGACAGCCGATGGTGATCTTGCCGATATTGATGACCGCGACCAGCGTGGTCGCACCGCCGGAGGGGCCTTTTGCCTCAGCAATGTTTAATACCGTGCGTGGTTTTTCCAGCATTGCGGCATCAACGTTAGTGAGCTGGTTTGTTAGCCACCGTGAGCAGTTTCACTCCAATATTTTGATCAACAACGCGGCCAACCGTTCGTGGTTAATGACCGCATCAGAGAGTAGCCAGGCTAACAGTAGCCATCCGCTGTTGCCTGACGGCAGCGTTAGCGCGACCGAAAATCTCAGTGGTTTTGCAACATTAATAAAGCATCAGGCGCTGGTATTGAGTCTTAGCGATACCTGGCTGCTGCTGATTGGCTTTGCCGCCTTCCTGCTTTTATTGACAGCCATTGTGCCGAAGCGCGTCTGGCCACCACAAACTTTGATTCAACCCGTATCACCGACGTCGAGATAA
- a CDS encoding universal stress protein yields the protein MKTLLMAIDNSPVSEKVISLATDEALAHNAQVVVLCCIDPSYSSCNQPIEIDAGEDPADFLAAQDEQNSAEMVVRRALALLLRAGVNARGMILAGEAADTIIAQSEQLQTSMIIMGRRHLSSFNRLLKGSVSASVIERAHCPVLIDVRKD from the coding sequence ATGAAAACCTTGTTAATGGCCATTGATAATTCGCCGGTCTCTGAAAAAGTTATTTCGTTGGCCACTGATGAAGCGCTGGCGCATAACGCGCAGGTTGTGGTGCTGTGCTGCATTGATCCATCTTATTCCTCTTGCAACCAACCGATTGAGATTGATGCAGGTGAAGATCCCGCTGATTTCCTTGCCGCGCAAGATGAGCAAAACAGTGCCGAGATGGTGGTGCGCCGTGCATTGGCATTACTGTTACGTGCTGGCGTAAATGCGCGCGGAATGATCCTGGCGGGCGAAGCGGCTGATACCATCATAGCCCAGTCGGAACAGCTTCAAACCAGCATGATTATTATGGGTCGTCGCCATCTTTCATCCTTTAATCGCTTACTGAAAGGATCGGTGAGTGCTTCTGTGATTGAACGAGCCCATTGCCCGGTTTTAATTGACGTTCGTAAGGACTAA
- a CDS encoding SMP-30/gluconolactonase/LRE family protein — protein MPHTVKTALALQAELGECPLWSVKEQVLWCVDILAPAIHCFDPRSGEVKTFPQVEEVGCIGLREEGGLIAALRSGVWLLDAQGKPQRKVADNPGVAAKSRFNDGRVDPWGNFWCGSLWEPQDKNGGLLCRVNSALELDVKARDIKISNGLAFSADRRWMYHSDTPNEVLYRYPLNESGEPGERELFRRFDAKGGLPDGAAVDSEGFYWSAQFDGGRVVRIDPNSAEIVDEIALPVKWPTMVAFGGADLKTLYITSSREDRTEEELARYPQSGDIFSVELDIAGLAEPLFRG, from the coding sequence ATGCCACATACAGTTAAAACAGCGTTAGCTTTACAAGCTGAATTAGGCGAATGCCCGTTGTGGTCAGTCAAGGAGCAGGTTTTATGGTGTGTTGACATTCTGGCACCCGCTATCCACTGCTTTGATCCACGCAGTGGTGAAGTGAAGACCTTTCCGCAGGTTGAAGAAGTGGGATGCATTGGCTTACGGGAAGAGGGCGGCTTGATTGCAGCGCTTCGTAGCGGTGTGTGGTTGCTGGATGCGCAAGGCAAGCCACAGCGCAAAGTGGCAGACAATCCGGGCGTTGCGGCGAAAAGCCGTTTCAACGACGGACGCGTCGATCCCTGGGGCAACTTTTGGTGCGGCAGTCTTTGGGAACCACAAGACAAAAACGGTGGCCTGCTGTGCCGAGTCAATTCAGCGTTGGAACTGGACGTAAAAGCGCGCGACATAAAAATCTCAAACGGCCTGGCTTTTTCCGCCGATCGCCGCTGGATGTATCACAGCGATACGCCGAACGAGGTGTTATATCGCTATCCGTTGAATGAGAGCGGCGAACCGGGCGAACGCGAACTCTTCCGCCGTTTTGATGCAAAAGGCGGTTTGCCCGATGGCGCCGCGGTCGACAGTGAAGGCTTTTATTGGTCTGCGCAATTTGATGGCGGGCGCGTAGTGCGTATCGATCCCAACAGCGCAGAGATTGTTGATGAAATCGCCCTGCCAGTGAAATGGCCCACCATGGTGGCGTTCGGAGGCGCGGATTTGAAGACGCTCTATATCACCAGTTCACGTGAAGATCGTACCGAGGAAGAGCTGGCACGCTACCCGCAATCAGGCGACATTTTTTCGGTGGAGCTTGATATTGCAGGTCTTGCTGAGCCGCTGTTTCGCGGCTAA
- a CDS encoding L-lactate MFS transporter, whose protein sequence is MNQTQQASYQRTRWLTLIGTVITQFALGSVYTWSLFNGQLSQKLDASVSQVAFSFGLLSLGLAVASSLAGKLQELFGVRNVTIGAGILMALGFWLTAHADNLMMLYLSAGILVGLADGAGYLMTLSNCVKWFPERKGMISACAIGAYGLGSLGFKFICGALLTRFGLEQTFIIWGLLAMSMIIIGALMMREAPQQSAANAIRERTRDYTLAQSVRLPQYWMLALMFLTACMSGLYVIGVAKDIGEGLVHLTTQTAANAVTVIAIANLSGRLILGVLSDKMARIRVISLAQIVSLTGMSVLLFTQMNETTFFLSVACVAFSFGGTITVFPSLVSDFFGLNNLTKNYGLIYLGFGIGSVMGSLVASLFGGFTVTFSLIMTLLVISLFLSLTVRLPQRDAPGKQLLQRN, encoded by the coding sequence ATGAATCAGACTCAACAAGCGTCTTACCAGCGTACGCGCTGGCTTACCCTGATCGGCACCGTGATTACGCAGTTTGCACTGGGTTCGGTTTACACCTGGAGTTTATTCAACGGGCAGTTATCACAAAAACTGGATGCCTCAGTCAGTCAGGTGGCGTTCTCGTTTGGGCTGCTCAGCCTGGGTTTGGCTGTCGCGTCGTCGTTGGCGGGTAAATTGCAGGAACTGTTTGGCGTACGTAACGTGACGATTGGCGCGGGCATTTTAATGGCGCTGGGCTTTTGGCTGACAGCCCATGCGGACAACCTGATGATGCTCTATCTCAGCGCCGGCATTTTAGTGGGTCTGGCGGATGGCGCGGGTTATCTGATGACATTATCGAACTGCGTTAAGTGGTTTCCTGAGCGGAAAGGCATGATTTCAGCCTGTGCGATTGGTGCATATGGTTTGGGAAGCCTGGGTTTCAAATTTATCTGTGGCGCGCTGCTCACACGCTTTGGTCTGGAGCAGACCTTCATTATTTGGGGTCTGCTGGCAATGTCGATGATTATCATCGGTGCCTTGATGATGCGTGAAGCACCACAACAAAGCGCAGCGAATGCCATTCGCGAACGGACACGTGATTACACACTGGCGCAATCGGTACGTTTACCGCAGTACTGGATGTTGGCGTTGATGTTCCTGACTGCCTGCATGAGCGGTTTGTACGTTATCGGGGTGGCGAAAGATATTGGTGAAGGCTTGGTGCATTTGACAACACAAACTGCTGCAAACGCGGTAACGGTGATTGCGATTGCTAACCTCAGCGGCCGTTTAATCCTCGGCGTGTTGTCAGATAAGATGGCGCGTATTCGCGTTATTTCACTGGCGCAGATTGTGTCACTGACCGGTATGAGCGTATTGCTCTTCACCCAGATGAATGAAACCACCTTCTTCTTATCAGTCGCCTGTGTCGCCTTTAGTTTCGGCGGCACGATTACCGTGTTTCCGTCATTGGTCAGTGATTTCTTTGGCCTGAATAATTTGACCAAAAACTATGGATTAATTTATCTCGGCTTTGGTATTGGTAGCGTGATGGGATCGCTGGTGGCTTCACTGTTCGGTGGATTCACTGTCACCTTCAGCTTGATTATGACGTTATTAGTGATCTCACTGTTTTTGTCATTGACCGTTCGTCTACCGCAGCGTGATGCCCCAGGCAAGCAGCTGTTACAGCGCAACTGA
- a CDS encoding DMT family transporter: MNLFLYLSVVIIWGTTWIAIYAQQAAGGSAVTVAVFWRFLLAAGVMLVALRLFKRLQSLTLRDHLFCLLQGCCVFGFNFVCFYHAAAWISSGLESVIFSMAVLYNALNSWIFFRQRPSARLFPAALLGIGGIVALFWHDLRDTQASAELLWGIGLSALGTLGFSFGNMISNRHQRVKRDVLTTNSYGMLYGALVMAALSLVQGESLQPTWNVQWLGALSYLAIFGSVIGFAAYFTLVGRIGSSQAAYCTLLFPLVALALSTRYEGYVWHASAILGLVMILLGNLVMFARWPTIRRRAIA; the protein is encoded by the coding sequence ATGAACCTGTTTTTATACCTTTCCGTCGTTATCATTTGGGGCACCACCTGGATCGCCATTTACGCACAACAGGCCGCGGGCGGCAGTGCTGTCACCGTGGCGGTGTTCTGGCGATTTCTACTGGCTGCTGGGGTGATGTTGGTGGCGCTACGTCTGTTCAAACGCCTGCAGAGCTTAACGCTGCGCGATCACCTGTTTTGCCTGTTACAAGGCTGCTGTGTTTTCGGCTTCAATTTTGTCTGTTTTTATCATGCAGCCGCGTGGATCAGCAGTGGGCTGGAGTCGGTGATCTTTTCGATGGCGGTGCTGTATAACGCCCTCAACAGTTGGATCTTCTTTCGTCAACGTCCTTCAGCACGCCTCTTCCCCGCCGCCTTGCTGGGTATTGGCGGTATCGTCGCCCTGTTTTGGCATGACCTGCGTGACACCCAAGCTTCAGCCGAGTTGCTGTGGGGCATTGGATTAAGCGCACTCGGTACGCTGGGCTTTTCGTTTGGCAATATGATCAGTAATCGCCATCAGCGCGTGAAACGCGATGTGTTGACCACCAACAGTTACGGCATGCTCTATGGCGCGTTAGTGATGGCGGCGTTATCGCTGGTGCAAGGTGAATCGCTGCAACCTACCTGGAACGTGCAATGGTTGGGGGCATTAAGCTATCTGGCAATATTTGGCTCGGTGATTGGCTTTGCTGCGTATTTTACGTTGGTAGGCCGTATTGGATCGAGTCAGGCCGCCTATTGCACGCTGCTGTTCCCGCTGGTCGCATTGGCATTATCAACCCGCTATGAAGGGTATGTTTGGCACGCAAGCGCCATCCTTGGCCTTGTCATGATCTTGCTGGGCAATTTAGTGATGTTTGCCCGCTGGCCGACGATCCGTCGCCGCGCTATTGCTTGA
- a CDS encoding helix-turn-helix domain-containing protein codes for MSTYQTFDILQRANAQLRDTVHLNSGVQLAAWFNRGVRVTNLSDHHTLSLYVADGYDTWHKTPHGWHNGGGPDRFCLMPAGTESTWDVRANLSFVHLYCTETQMRQLAEQTWDRSPARLTLDQKVFADDDRITQLYRHFLLSCDWQQPANQLMLSSASTLLLTHLLQQYSDVQWQLPQVRGGLAPAVQRRVMEFIDANLEQPLTLAELAQEAALSEFHFARMFRHAVGEAPHQFIMRRRMQRAQQLLAQPQLSLTDIALRCGFYSSSHFSNRFRQVHGVSPSVYRQGMGRS; via the coding sequence ATGAGCACCTACCAGACGTTTGATATTCTGCAACGCGCCAATGCGCAGTTACGCGATACGGTGCATTTAAATAGCGGTGTTCAGCTGGCGGCGTGGTTTAACCGTGGCGTGCGGGTGACCAATCTCAGCGATCATCACACGCTCAGTCTCTACGTTGCCGACGGTTATGACACATGGCATAAAACGCCGCACGGCTGGCATAACGGCGGCGGCCCCGATCGCTTTTGTTTAATGCCCGCAGGAACCGAATCCACCTGGGATGTGCGAGCAAACTTGTCGTTTGTACACCTTTACTGTACCGAAACGCAGATGCGCCAGCTGGCGGAACAGACGTGGGATCGCAGTCCTGCGCGGCTCACGCTCGATCAAAAAGTGTTCGCCGATGACGATCGTATCACCCAACTCTATCGCCATTTTTTGCTGAGCTGCGACTGGCAACAGCCCGCTAACCAGCTCATGCTGAGCAGCGCCTCAACGCTGCTTCTGACACATCTGTTGCAGCAGTACAGTGACGTTCAATGGCAATTACCGCAGGTGCGTGGCGGGCTGGCACCAGCGGTACAGCGTCGGGTGATGGAGTTTATTGACGCGAATCTCGAGCAACCTTTAACGCTCGCAGAGCTGGCGCAGGAAGCAGCCTTAAGTGAGTTTCACTTTGCCCGCATGTTCCGTCACGCCGTTGGCGAGGCACCTCATCAATTTATTATGCGTCGCCGCATGCAGCGCGCACAGCAATTGTTGGCACAGCCGCAGCTTTCACTTACTGATATTGCATTACGCTGTGGGTTCTACTCTTCCAGTCACTTCAGTAATCGCTTCCGCCAGGTTCACGGTGTTTCACCCTCTGTTTATCGCCAAGGGATGGGCCGAAGCTGA